One part of the Candidatus Tumulicola sp. genome encodes these proteins:
- a CDS encoding DUF885 domain-containing protein has translation MSNFRFLSFALALVVMQAAVPAASLPAAPAGDAALTALAKDYYRAEWLFSPTGATGTGVHDYDDRLDPVTPVAIKAEIAHLHATLNALAAIDAATLSFDGQVDQKSLDASIRGNLYQLEERATWQSDPGYYTGIGAGGVYAIISRAFAPASKRLTLAIDREAQLPGLLQQAEKNIVPTLVPAIVAKVAELDAQGSVDFFSTDVPRAFVGVGDAASQARFKAVNAAVMAAFKSYASFIHTRVAPKAHAPYAIGAATYRRLEQLQNIEDIPLDKLLAIGEARLARDKADFIATAKRIDPKKTPGQVLADIQKNHPTNAQLLSVAQAQLAQLVSFIKAKHIIDLPDAPIAKVIKTPQFAAQTTFASMNSPGPLETVATEAYYNVTLADPKWPADKAEQHLRFYTPYWLLIVSAHEAYPGHYVNYLFNKEHDLSLIRKIEWNPAFGEGWAHYDEQMMVDEGLGGGDPRYRLAQLSGALWRDCRYVVGIKEHTQGMTVEQATKFFMDNSYQPQEPAFREAVRGTMDPLYGYYTLGKLMLLKLRDDYKTKLGADYSLAKFHDELLSHGDPPIYFMRKYLLGQDDKGSLL, from the coding sequence GTGTCTAACTTTCGCTTTTTATCTTTCGCGTTGGCCCTGGTCGTCATGCAAGCCGCTGTTCCCGCGGCGTCGCTGCCCGCAGCGCCCGCCGGTGACGCCGCCTTGACCGCGCTGGCGAAAGACTACTATCGCGCCGAATGGCTATTCTCGCCGACCGGGGCGACGGGTACCGGCGTCCACGACTACGACGATCGTTTGGATCCGGTGACGCCGGTAGCCATCAAGGCCGAGATCGCCCACCTGCACGCCACGCTCAACGCGCTTGCCGCGATCGACGCGGCGACGCTGTCATTTGACGGGCAGGTGGATCAAAAGTCGCTCGACGCGTCCATACGCGGCAACTTGTATCAACTCGAGGAACGCGCCACCTGGCAAAGCGATCCCGGGTACTACACCGGCATCGGAGCCGGCGGCGTGTACGCGATCATTTCGCGCGCTTTCGCTCCGGCTTCCAAGCGTCTCACGCTTGCGATCGACCGCGAGGCGCAGCTTCCGGGGCTGTTGCAGCAGGCCGAAAAGAACATCGTGCCCACACTAGTGCCGGCGATCGTCGCGAAAGTCGCGGAACTGGACGCGCAAGGCTCGGTCGATTTCTTTTCGACCGACGTGCCGAGGGCGTTTGTTGGAGTAGGAGACGCCGCCTCCCAAGCGCGTTTCAAGGCCGTCAACGCCGCAGTGATGGCTGCCTTCAAGAGCTATGCGAGCTTCATCCATACAAGGGTCGCGCCCAAGGCTCACGCTCCGTACGCCATCGGCGCCGCGACATACCGCCGGCTGGAACAGCTGCAGAACATCGAGGATATTCCGCTCGATAAACTGCTCGCGATCGGCGAAGCGCGCCTGGCGCGGGATAAAGCCGACTTCATCGCCACGGCCAAACGGATCGATCCCAAAAAGACGCCCGGGCAAGTGCTCGCCGACATCCAAAAGAACCACCCGACCAACGCGCAGCTGCTCTCCGTCGCGCAAGCGCAGCTCGCGCAGCTGGTCAGCTTCATCAAGGCCAAGCACATCATCGATCTGCCCGACGCGCCGATCGCCAAAGTCATCAAGACGCCGCAGTTCGCAGCCCAGACGACCTTTGCGTCCATGAATTCGCCGGGCCCGCTCGAGACGGTTGCCACCGAAGCCTACTACAACGTGACGCTCGCAGATCCGAAGTGGCCTGCGGACAAGGCCGAGCAGCATTTGAGATTCTATACCCCTTACTGGCTGCTGATCGTGTCGGCCCACGAAGCATATCCCGGCCACTACGTCAACTATCTGTTCAACAAAGAGCACGATCTGAGCCTGATCCGCAAAATAGAGTGGAACCCGGCGTTCGGCGAAGGCTGGGCGCATTACGACGAGCAGATGATGGTCGACGAAGGGCTTGGCGGCGGCGACCCGCGCTACCGGCTCGCACAACTATCTGGGGCGTTGTGGCGCGACTGCCGCTACGTGGTCGGCATCAAGGAGCACACGCAGGGCATGACGGTGGAACAGGCCACCAAATTCTTCATGGACAATTCGTATCAGCCGCAGGAGCCGGCATTTCGCGAGGCGGTACGCGGCACGATGGATCCGCTCTACGGCTACTACACGCTCGGCAAGCTGATGCTTCTCAAACTGCGCGACGACTACAAAACGAAGCTGGGCGCAGATTACAGTCTGGCGAAGTTCCACGATGAGTTGCTGTCGCACGGCGACCCGCCCATCTACTTCATGCGGAAGTATCTGCTGGGCCAGGACGATAAGGGCTCCTTATTGTAA
- a CDS encoding CapA family protein, with protein sequence MLALVMTAVMPPSHAQARLKASAGVQTMPAVTRNAAPEVTLDAVGDVMPGWGVAALVNKPGPDAPFALMHPIFAAADAVIGNLECPLSYRGKPTKAKSKAALKARKEFLLRGPPEAATGIANAGFAAMSLANNHMMDFGPVAMRDTLSALRDAGIGTAGAGENSAEAWQPAYFERRGLRFALLSFSDVIPIGYAASAKSPGIAAGRSTITGEIDRPYLKTLTESIKLARSQADVVIVFEHWGDEFVGRPSKEHVLEAHAAIDAGALLVIGAHPHVLGPIESYHGGLIAYTLGNFVFDTTPGLKTRSAVLQIHLRGDAITSWEAVPVEIKGGVPSPVGGRLVAAPLRWHFSSRHAYGPPE encoded by the coding sequence GTGCTCGCCCTCGTCATGACGGCGGTGATGCCGCCATCGCACGCTCAGGCGCGCCTAAAAGCGAGTGCAGGCGTGCAGACCATGCCGGCGGTCACGCGCAATGCCGCCCCTGAGGTCACGCTCGATGCAGTCGGCGATGTGATGCCGGGCTGGGGCGTCGCAGCGCTTGTGAACAAGCCGGGTCCGGACGCCCCATTCGCCTTGATGCACCCGATCTTCGCAGCCGCTGACGCCGTCATCGGCAATCTCGAATGCCCCCTGTCGTACCGGGGTAAACCGACCAAAGCGAAGAGCAAGGCGGCGCTGAAAGCGCGCAAAGAGTTTCTGTTGCGCGGGCCTCCAGAGGCGGCCACCGGGATCGCGAACGCCGGTTTTGCGGCGATGTCGCTGGCCAACAACCACATGATGGACTTCGGCCCAGTCGCGATGCGCGACACGCTGTCCGCGCTTCGCGATGCGGGCATTGGGACCGCCGGCGCAGGTGAGAATTCCGCGGAGGCATGGCAGCCGGCCTACTTCGAGCGGCGCGGGCTGAGGTTCGCCTTGCTCTCTTTTTCCGATGTGATTCCGATCGGGTATGCCGCCTCCGCCAAAAGCCCCGGCATCGCGGCCGGGCGCAGCACGATCACCGGTGAGATCGACAGGCCGTATCTGAAGACGTTAACGGAATCGATCAAACTGGCGCGCAGCCAGGCCGACGTGGTGATCGTCTTCGAGCACTGGGGCGACGAATTTGTCGGACGACCTTCCAAGGAGCACGTCCTTGAAGCGCACGCGGCGATCGATGCCGGAGCCCTTTTGGTCATCGGAGCGCACCCGCACGTGCTCGGACCGATCGAGTCGTACCACGGCGGACTCATCGCCTACACGCTGGGGAACTTCGTCTTCGACACCACCCCGGGCCTGAAAACGCGCAGCGCGGTCTTGCAGATCCATCTGCGAGGCGACGCGATCACATCGTGGGAAGCGGTGCCGGTCGAGATCAAGGGCGGCGTGCCCAGCCCCGTCGGCGGGCGGCTGGTCGCGGCGCCGTTGCGTTGGCACTTTAGTTCGCGCCATGCCTACGGACCCCCGGAATAG
- a CDS encoding acyl--CoA ligase family protein — MLELDKTTFQKLWSRDQWSALPVNRSLLSPLSFLERSLHVFPDRVAVVDGDRRYTYAQFGERIYRLASALRGAGIRSGDRVAVLAPNSDEVLEAHFGVPQVGAILVAINIRLSADEITYILQHSGAKAIIIHPDFADLLAHGIKDTKIENLIWTGAPPSDPGLKGPTYEEFIQRGSPEPFNLGIDDEEQPISINYTSGTTGRPKGVLYTHRGAYLNALGEVYQAGLTGDSIYLWTLPMFHCNGWCYTWGVTATGARHVALPKVDPKLAFKLIVEEKVTHMCAAPTVIVALAAEATPDYRFPRLIRIVTAGAPPPPTVISRIESMGAVLTHAYGLTETYGPHTVSEWRAEWNDKPAEERARMKSRQGVGYIHAPELRVVDDEMRDVPADAATMGEVVMRGNNVMKGYFNDPAATEKAFRGGWFHSGDLGVMHPDGYIELRDRAKDIIISGGENISTIEVERAVYAHPAVLEAAVVGIPDDKWGEVPKAFVTLKSGASATEKEIIDFVREKIAHFKAPKAVEFGPLPKTSTGKVQKFKLREKEWAGREKRIN; from the coding sequence ATGCTGGAACTCGACAAGACCACATTCCAAAAGCTTTGGTCGCGCGACCAGTGGTCGGCCTTGCCCGTGAACCGCTCGCTGCTCTCGCCGCTTTCGTTCCTCGAGCGCAGCCTGCACGTTTTTCCGGATAGAGTCGCGGTGGTCGACGGAGACCGCCGCTACACCTACGCGCAGTTCGGCGAGCGCATCTACCGGCTCGCCAGCGCTCTGCGCGGCGCCGGCATCCGCAGCGGCGATCGCGTCGCTGTGCTGGCGCCGAACTCCGACGAGGTGCTCGAGGCGCATTTCGGTGTGCCGCAGGTCGGCGCGATCCTCGTCGCCATCAATATCCGCCTGAGCGCAGACGAGATCACCTATATCCTGCAGCACTCCGGCGCCAAGGCGATCATCATCCATCCCGATTTCGCGGATCTGCTCGCTCACGGCATCAAGGACACCAAGATCGAAAACCTGATCTGGACCGGCGCGCCGCCGAGCGATCCCGGTTTGAAGGGGCCGACGTACGAGGAATTCATCCAACGCGGCAGCCCCGAACCGTTCAACCTCGGCATCGACGACGAAGAACAGCCGATCAGCATCAACTATACGAGCGGCACGACCGGTCGCCCCAAGGGCGTTCTCTACACGCATCGCGGCGCATATCTCAACGCGCTCGGAGAGGTCTATCAGGCCGGCCTCACCGGCGACAGCATCTACCTCTGGACGCTGCCGATGTTCCACTGCAACGGTTGGTGCTACACATGGGGAGTGACCGCGACCGGTGCGCGCCACGTGGCTTTGCCGAAAGTCGACCCCAAACTCGCCTTCAAACTCATCGTAGAAGAGAAGGTCACGCACATGTGCGCCGCGCCGACCGTGATCGTCGCGCTGGCGGCCGAGGCGACGCCGGATTACCGATTCCCGCGGCTCATCCGCATCGTCACCGCTGGAGCGCCGCCTCCGCCGACCGTCATCTCGCGCATCGAATCCATGGGCGCCGTGCTCACGCACGCCTACGGCCTCACGGAGACGTACGGGCCTCACACCGTCAGCGAGTGGCGCGCCGAGTGGAATGACAAACCCGCCGAGGAGCGCGCGCGCATGAAGTCACGCCAGGGGGTCGGCTACATCCACGCGCCGGAGCTGCGCGTGGTGGACGATGAGATGCGCGACGTTCCCGCCGACGCCGCCACGATGGGCGAGGTCGTCATGCGCGGCAACAACGTGATGAAGGGCTACTTCAACGATCCGGCCGCTACCGAAAAAGCGTTTCGCGGCGGCTGGTTCCACAGCGGCGACCTGGGAGTGATGCATCCGGACGGTTACATCGAGCTGCGCGACCGCGCCAAAGACATCATCATCAGCGGCGGTGAGAATATCTCCACCATCGAGGTCGAGCGCGCCGTCTATGCCCACCCCGCGGTTCTCGAAGCCGCGGTGGTCGGGATTCCGGACGACAAATGGGGCGAGGTGCCGAAGGCGTTCGTCACGCTGAAGAGCGGCGCCAGCGCGACCGAAAAAGAGATCATCGACTTCGTGCGCGAGAAGATCGCGCACTTCAAGGCGCCCAAGGCGGTAGAGTTCGGACCGCTGCCGAAGACGTCGACGGGCAAGGTCCAGAAATTCAAGTTGCGCGAGAAGGAATGGGCCGGCCGCGAGAAGAGGATCAACTAA
- a CDS encoding enoyl-CoA hydratase has product MATEVKSTPHVLVQVDGAIATITLNRPEKRNALSLEMMRSLTAALRQVGAQRAVQVVVLAANGPVFSAGHDLSELVNRDIANYRTIFDACEVLMETVQAIPQPVIACIQGPATAAGCQLAATCDLAIAADIAWFATPGVKIGLFCSTPMVALSRAVGRKKAMQMLLTGEQVPAREALVAGLINEVVTPGDLTAATRALADKIAASSPVVVGIGKRAFYKQVDMPQHDAYEYTKEVMSQNAAGPDAHEGISAFLEKRPPKWPK; this is encoded by the coding sequence ATGGCGACCGAAGTCAAATCCACGCCGCACGTGCTCGTCCAAGTCGACGGCGCGATTGCGACCATCACGTTGAACCGTCCGGAGAAACGCAATGCGTTGTCGCTGGAGATGATGCGTTCCTTGACCGCCGCGCTGCGGCAGGTCGGCGCGCAACGCGCGGTGCAAGTCGTGGTGCTCGCCGCGAACGGTCCGGTGTTCTCCGCCGGCCACGATCTCTCCGAGCTGGTGAATCGCGACATCGCCAACTACCGGACGATATTCGATGCGTGCGAAGTGCTGATGGAGACGGTGCAAGCGATCCCGCAGCCGGTGATCGCGTGCATCCAAGGCCCTGCCACCGCCGCAGGCTGCCAGCTAGCCGCCACGTGTGATCTGGCGATAGCCGCCGACATCGCGTGGTTTGCCACCCCGGGCGTCAAGATCGGTTTGTTCTGCTCGACGCCGATGGTGGCGCTCAGCCGGGCGGTCGGCCGCAAGAAGGCGATGCAGATGCTGCTGACCGGCGAACAGGTCCCGGCGCGCGAAGCGCTCGTGGCCGGACTCATCAATGAGGTCGTGACGCCCGGCGACTTGACGGCAGCGACCCGCGCGCTGGCCGACAAGATCGCGGCATCGAGCCCGGTGGTGGTCGGCATCGGCAAGCGCGCCTTCTACAAGCAGGTCGACATGCCGCAACATGACGCGTACGAGTACACGAAAGAAGTGATGTCGCAGAACGCCGCCGGCCCCGACGCGCATGAGGGCATCAGCGCGTTCCTCGAAAAGCGCCCCCCGAAGTGGCCTAAGTAG
- a CDS encoding STAS domain-containing protein produces the protein MWNQPQAITVTEFSEPFDVQSCSRMRSAFRDHVRDGKYVHIVDLRQLETTDALVLKAIIIALRIVREAGGQLCVVVDNPNIRRALSLTALDRVFPVHANLDEAYSALDYTLCFAKRA, from the coding sequence ATGTGGAATCAACCGCAAGCGATCACCGTCACGGAGTTTTCAGAGCCATTCGACGTCCAATCGTGCTCGCGCATGCGCAGCGCATTCCGAGATCACGTGCGCGACGGCAAGTACGTCCATATCGTTGATCTGCGGCAGCTCGAGACCACGGACGCGCTCGTTCTCAAAGCGATCATCATCGCGTTGCGCATCGTTCGAGAGGCCGGCGGGCAGCTGTGCGTGGTCGTCGACAATCCGAACATCCGGCGCGCGTTGAGCCTGACCGCGCTGGACCGGGTGTTCCCTGTGCACGCGAACCTTGACGAGGCGTATTCGGCGCTGGATTACACCCTGTGCTTCGCAAAGCGCGCTTAG
- a CDS encoding alpha/beta hydrolase encodes MLGPATPPPEMSVTTFAYGTARTSEALDLYLPTGRRGEPLAVFVHGGAWVSGDKRDYAPLGAAFAKRGIAVAIVNYPLAPLVSAEEQAGAVGAAVQWLVARADTAGYDGARVFLIGHSAGAQLVLFALLSGLLPRAPVAGIVAIGAVGINPSRDVQDLQQQYQGIYEPAFGPDRETWSRFDIGPRLLGKEPPCLVIHGRADDMAPEAISRELAEQLRAAGDQVDYLQPEGRDHWGILAAMAAQPDDPSMLAVERFIFRK; translated from the coding sequence GTGCTCGGACCCGCTACGCCGCCGCCCGAAATGAGCGTCACGACCTTCGCTTACGGGACGGCGCGGACCTCAGAAGCGCTTGACCTCTACCTCCCGACAGGCCGTCGCGGCGAGCCGCTTGCCGTGTTCGTGCATGGCGGCGCGTGGGTATCGGGCGACAAGCGCGACTACGCCCCACTGGGCGCGGCCTTTGCCAAGCGCGGCATCGCTGTGGCGATCGTCAACTATCCGTTGGCGCCCCTTGTGAGCGCGGAGGAGCAGGCAGGCGCTGTTGGGGCAGCCGTGCAGTGGCTCGTCGCACGCGCAGATACCGCCGGCTACGACGGTGCGCGCGTCTTTCTCATCGGACATTCCGCCGGCGCGCAGCTCGTGCTCTTCGCGTTGCTCTCGGGCTTGTTGCCGCGCGCGCCTGTTGCGGGGATCGTCGCGATCGGCGCCGTCGGCATCAACCCAAGCCGCGATGTGCAAGACTTGCAGCAACAGTATCAGGGCATCTATGAGCCTGCGTTCGGGCCCGATCGGGAAACGTGGTCCCGCTTCGACATTGGACCGCGTTTGCTCGGCAAGGAGCCGCCGTGCTTGGTCATCCACGGACGAGCCGATGACATGGCGCCCGAAGCCATCTCGCGCGAACTCGCGGAGCAGCTTCGGGCGGCCGGCGACCAGGTGGACTACCTCCAACCGGAGGGTCGCGATCACTGGGGAATCCTCGCGGCCATGGCTGCCCAGCCGGACGACCCGAGCATGCTGGCCGTCGAACGGTTCATCTTCCGCAAATAA
- a CDS encoding alkaline phosphatase family protein yields MLMLVVQLNYALARWKSALALIYLAGALFAGIVFGHQGAGGNAAAAAPGDIHKIKHVVIIMQENRSYDEYFGTYPGGDGLPRRADGNFAVCVHDPASGSCVQPYHDGNDVNGGGPHGAPSAVADIDAGKMDGFIAEQQRGGRRRCQAFDPRCGGGDRPDVMGYKDARDIPNYWAYAQTFVLQDRIFEPNASWSLPAHLFMVSGWSARCGSHDPMSCVNELQNPQRLGGNARVRLRGAQDPVYAWTDLTYLLHKNHVSWGYYLSEGTQPDCADDQMFCAPTGQNKKVPEIWNPLPWFDTVKADGELGNIQDVSNFYAAAKTGKLPAVSWVVPNGALSEHPPALVSTGQAYVTSVINAVMAGPDWNSTAIFLAWDDWGGFYDHVAPPVVDQNGYGLRVPGILISPYAKKGYVDHQTLSFDAYVKFIEDDFLNAARIDPKTDGRPDARPDVRENAAQLGNLLSEFDFNQSPRAPLLLPLHPTPGPASR; encoded by the coding sequence ATGCTCATGCTGGTCGTTCAGCTCAACTACGCTCTCGCCCGGTGGAAGTCGGCCCTGGCCCTCATCTACCTGGCTGGCGCCCTGTTCGCGGGCATCGTGTTCGGCCATCAAGGAGCAGGCGGGAATGCAGCTGCGGCCGCTCCTGGTGACATACACAAGATCAAACACGTCGTCATCATCATGCAAGAGAACCGCTCGTACGACGAATACTTCGGCACGTACCCGGGCGGCGACGGGCTGCCGCGGAGGGCGGACGGCAATTTTGCGGTTTGCGTCCACGATCCAGCTAGCGGCAGCTGCGTGCAACCCTATCACGATGGAAACGATGTCAACGGAGGCGGTCCACACGGAGCGCCGAGCGCCGTGGCCGACATCGACGCCGGCAAGATGGATGGCTTCATCGCCGAGCAGCAGCGAGGCGGCCGGCGGCGCTGCCAAGCATTTGATCCGCGCTGCGGCGGCGGTGACCGCCCGGATGTTATGGGCTACAAAGACGCGCGCGACATTCCGAACTACTGGGCGTATGCGCAGACTTTCGTGCTGCAGGACCGCATATTCGAGCCCAATGCGTCGTGGAGTTTGCCCGCGCATCTCTTCATGGTTTCGGGCTGGTCGGCGCGCTGCGGCTCGCACGATCCGATGAGCTGCGTCAACGAGCTGCAGAACCCGCAACGGCTCGGCGGCAACGCGCGCGTGCGGTTACGCGGTGCTCAAGACCCCGTCTATGCCTGGACCGACCTCACGTATCTCTTGCACAAGAACCACGTCAGTTGGGGCTACTATCTTTCGGAGGGCACGCAGCCGGATTGTGCCGACGATCAGATGTTCTGCGCGCCCACGGGGCAGAACAAGAAGGTGCCCGAGATCTGGAACCCGCTGCCGTGGTTCGACACGGTGAAGGCCGACGGCGAGCTCGGCAACATCCAGGACGTATCAAACTTCTATGCCGCGGCGAAAACCGGCAAGCTGCCGGCGGTATCGTGGGTGGTGCCCAACGGGGCGCTGTCGGAACACCCGCCGGCGCTCGTAAGCACCGGTCAAGCATACGTCACCAGCGTCATCAATGCGGTCATGGCGGGGCCGGATTGGAACAGCACCGCGATCTTCCTCGCCTGGGACGATTGGGGCGGTTTCTACGACCACGTCGCGCCGCCGGTGGTCGATCAGAACGGCTACGGCCTGCGCGTTCCGGGCATACTGATCAGTCCCTATGCGAAAAAAGGCTACGTAGACCATCAGACTCTGAGCTTCGACGCCTACGTGAAGTTCATCGAGGATGATTTCCTCAACGCCGCGCGCATCGACCCCAAGACCGATGGCAGACCCGATGCGCGCCCAGACGTGCGCGAGAACGCAGCGCAGCTGGGCAATCTGCTGAGCGAATTCGACTTCAACCAGAGCCCGCGGGCGCCGCTCTTGTTGCCGCTACATCCGACGCCGGGGCCTGCCTCCCGCTAG
- a CDS encoding zinc-ribbon domain containing protein produces the protein MYTDQLITCVDCGNQFTFTAGEQEFYDQKGFQNKPSRCPDCRQARKASRSGGGGGGGGGGGDRRYNSGPREMFKATCSACGGVAEVPFQPRGDKPVYCRDCFQKQRSAY, from the coding sequence GTGTATACCGATCAACTCATCACCTGCGTCGACTGCGGCAATCAATTCACGTTTACCGCCGGCGAACAGGAATTCTACGACCAAAAAGGTTTCCAGAACAAACCGAGCCGTTGTCCGGACTGCCGGCAAGCCCGCAAGGCGAGCCGCAGCGGCGGCGGCGGCGGCGGGGGCGGCGGCGGCGGCGATCGTCGCTACAACAGCGGCCCGCGCGAGATGTTCAAGGCGACCTGCAGCGCTTGCGGAGGCGTAGCGGAAGTTCCGTTCCAGCCCCGCGGCGACAAGCCCGTGTACTGCCGCGACTGCTTCCAAAAGCAGCGCTCAGCGTACTAG
- a CDS encoding VOC family protein produces MPRPVHFELPADNPERAIKFYEGVFGWKFNKWGGGELPYWVVETGEGPGIDGGLSKRQKPGSSTRNSISVDSVDEASKKVTAAGGKVVEPKMPIPTVGYVAYCLDTEGNSFGLFQSDPNAKLG; encoded by the coding sequence ATGCCTCGTCCCGTGCATTTCGAACTGCCCGCAGACAACCCCGAGCGGGCGATCAAGTTCTATGAGGGCGTCTTCGGCTGGAAATTCAACAAGTGGGGAGGCGGCGAACTGCCCTACTGGGTCGTTGAAACCGGCGAGGGACCCGGCATCGACGGCGGCCTCTCGAAGCGGCAAAAGCCCGGTTCCAGCACGAGAAATTCGATCAGCGTCGATAGCGTCGATGAGGCATCGAAGAAAGTGACGGCTGCCGGCGGCAAAGTCGTCGAGCCGAAGATGCCGATCCCGACCGTCGGCTATGTCGCGTATTGCCTGGATACCGAGGGCAATTCGTTCGGACTATTCCAAAGCGACCCCAACGCGAAGTTGGGCTGA